The genomic region ACCCAGTGGTCTCTCTCAGGACTGAAGGTTCCCAGAACCCTGACCCTGATCCTGACAGCCCTTATTCGCCCCCCAACAGAGAAAGGGATGGGGCACAGGATGCGTGCGTGGCAGTGCGGCTGCCACATGGCAGGACCCACCCCCTGTGGCGACCCAGGAGGGCCATCGACAAAAAGCGAGCCGCGGTGTTTGTGTACAACACCATGTGACCCATGTCATGTGACCCACCTCATGGCTCTAGTAATAGTGAAAGTGTATGGCCCGCATTCTGGAACGCATAAGACAATCGTTCcctgggtggggggcggggtggggggagttTGCTGTGGGTCGGAGAgatgtgtgttgtgtgttttaGTCTGCATGTGTGAGATGCCAGTAGGTCTGCACTGTGGCAGTTACAAAAGAGAAAATCAGAAATGGGCGTGGTTTCTCAAAATGTGCACTTTACTCtgtgttttatgtgttttttttacatgGGGGATTTTTAATACAGTCAGGGATGGCTTGTGTGTCTTATGTATGTAATGTACAGAAATGTCAGGTGTtccgatttttatttttaaagccttttctttttttattgtgcTTACACTGTGACTATTAAAGATATAAAATTAAAGAAAGCTGGAAtaatatttgttgtttgtttgaaGTCCGCAAACTGCGCGTCACTCGGTGGCCACAAGGGGGCAGAAAAGCCATGGCGTGACCACGTACAAAATCGCGAGTCACTAACCGGCTACTCTAAGTGCctaatttaaaacttggcaaGTATTCAAAAGCTTAGTAATTTTGCTTCGTGTGAAATTTGTGGTCTTAAGCATACCATTGCCTTATAGCGTGCCATATCCTTTGACAAGAACATATTTTCTCCATTACCAGCCGCAGTTGTAATTTGTTATTGGTCTCTATAATATGATTAATTTCTCGGTGCGCTATCTTGCGTTCCCCGAGAGAGGTTGCTGAGATGGAAACCAACACCGAAGAGCTAAGTCTAAAATAAACGAAGTCGCACAGCCAGGCGTACGCTCCTCCCCGCTGCCTTCACTCCATTCTGCGGCTCCGTTGGGCACCAGAGCATTAAAAGCGCCGGGAGAGACGGTAATCTGGGGCTTCTGAGAGGGAAGTAATTACCATTTAAAACTGGATAACCTAATAGTAATAAAATCAGCTAAAACGTGACTGGGACCCATCGAGGTCAGTTCGCCCATTTGCGGCTCCTATAACATGATACATTTAGCAATGCTGTACTTTTAAAGTTCACCGTGACATTAACGCGTCTTTTGCATGCGGTTTTGCATGACTCAATATGAAcaatctgaagcaatttatcTTTAGCAGGTCGGGCACAGTCGAGATCGTTTATAGCTGTATTAAGGGGGGAAAGCaagaaatttctttgttttgacAAGAAACTTAGGTTCCGTCAGGCCTGATTCGGCGACGCCGCTGGCGAGCAGCGGAGAGACGGATCAGATCAGTATTCCTATATTAGGCAAGTGACCTGGGTGTCACTGTGTCTCTGTTTGGAAGTGAGCAGCCCGAGCTGTCAGTAACCGCCGAAGGAAGGGAAAAGGGCTGCGGCACGGCGGGGGTGGCTGCAACGATCAGCCGTGCGCTGCCAAGCTGGATCTCAGGCCGAATGGCAACCGCGGACTGGCATTTCCAATCCGAGTCATGTGTTCCTATGCCGGTCTGGGATGTAATCTGTTCGAATGATTAACTGGTCCATTCCTTTGGGGCATAAATAAATGGCTCGGCGGTGCAGTAATTTAATGCAATGAAATGCTTGAAGTTCTCCTGATCTCGTGACTGAACCTGGATTTTGTTGCCGGGGATTGTTATGTTTGAGAAATGGTGCGTTTTGCCCGTGACTTTTTCAGCGAAACTCAAAATGGCCTCAGAAGctcaataaaaacattattctgCCCTTCAAGGTCGGTTACATAACTCCGGTCAGACTTGGATCTTCGGGTCTCCCTCACCTCCGGTGGCGATGAGTCGCAAGGTAGTCCGCCAGAGCAAGTTCCGCCACGTCTTTGGCCAGGCGGTCAAGCCAGAGCAGGGCTATGATGACATCCGCATCTCCAAGGCAACGTGGGACAGCGCCTTCTGTGCGGTCAACCCCAAGTTCCTTGCTATCATCGTGGAGTCCAGCGGCGGGGGGGCTGTGCTAGTCCTACCCCTCTCTaaggtgggttgggggggggggggcgtggcttgCAGTTGCCCATGTGTATGATGCTGATTCCTGCTTACCTCACCGTGTGACATGGTGACCTCACAGCACAAGGACGACATCATACCTCTGTTTGGCGAAACATAGATGGCTCACACACATTAACTGTTTCAGCTGACACACTCATTGTAATGCTTTAATCGGAGTAATGGGCCATCTGAGCAGTGCCACTTTAACATGGTCAGAAGGCCCCTTTCAGAACTGTGTTCTGCGAGGGAGGCTGGAGGGGAGGCCCCTGGGATTCAGCCTGGGTCAACCCGTGCATTAAAGCACCCCTTTCTGTGACTGTTTGGGTAAAATAGTACTGTCATTGATAGTTGAGTTATTCCCAGAAATGTTAATCATGTTTGCTAAATTAGCCCCATAAGTGTTGGTATATGTTACGGTAGATTAGGGTCACTCTTGGGAACTTCGTCAGACTTGTGGATGTTAGTATATACAGATCAGACTATGTTGTCTTCCTCCCCTGGGGAGGGACAGCGGTGCAGGGATCTCCCCAGGGCTCCCAGACGACCTTCCATTACTGCCCGAGCAGAGAGTTTCATGCCTCTCTGAaggctgttttttatttttttttaatctgaagcacGATAAATCCAGAGAAAAGCTGATGTGAGAAGCTTCCAAAGCATATCGATGTCACGCTAAAGCGGCGGAATGCTGGGCTGCCAGGACCGTCTCAGAGCCAGGGGGGGCCTCTGATGATTAATCGGGCCCCGTGCCAGGGGCCCGATCGGTTAAATGTGATATCGGTCTCCATCGCCCAGATCTGCATGAGCAGAATGATTAACCGGTACCATGCCAGGGCAGACGATGCCTTAATTAATTATTAGGTAATCAGAAGGCTCTGTGGGAGCGTCACTTACTGTCCTGGTTAACGGCACGTTTCCTCAATGCGAATGTTTTCTGAAtgttccttgggggggggggggcaccttaaACGCTCATATGGACTTACATGCTGTTCGTCTGAAATGCAGGGAGGTTCATATCTGATCTTAAAATCCCTTGATGGCTCAGTGCCTGTATCGCACACTCTGTGTCTGAGGTGTTTATACgtgtatgagtgtatgtatatgagctacccacccccaccccccccccccaaccagcagAAAGAAGAAAAACTCATTTTTTCGTCACCTTCTCGCTTagctataaataaataaatctgggggggggggggggggtgctcagaCAGAGACGCATCCCCCCAGGGTAGGGTGACAAAGAGGCAGGGATGGAGGTGCAGTTACTGCATGTTAACAGGCAAAGGGAAgatggcacagacacacagccgcTGTCGTCATTCGCGTggttatatagcacctttcctGCCAGAATGACCCTAAATATGTGGCTTCAACATTATGTgttggtctggggggggggtgcctctctgggggacacactgtcactgtcactttTACAGACTGGCCGCCTGGACAAGAACTACCCTCTGGTGACGGGACACACAGGTCCAGTGCTGGACATCGATTGGTGTCCTCACAATGACAACATCCTGGCCAGTGGCTCTGAGGACTGCACCGCCATGGTGAGGGGACAGGGGTCCTGGCAGCGGCTCTGGGTCTAAGTGACAtcactgtttttgttttttagttGGTAGGTATGGGGTGAAATGATACATAACATTACATCACAGTTGCCGTTCATGCATCATTGGTGCCGCTTTGTCAAGCATTTATACAGCCGTATCAAAGGTCTAACAGACTTTCACTTTTGTGATTTGATTCTGCATCTTATGATGTCACATCTGGTCCCCTTTAAACTTAATTACTCAATGCTACTCAAGGTGTGAAGAGGGTTAAGGAAGGGGGCTGTAAggaccggggtgggggggtcctgCATTTTGGACATTGAGTGTTTTGTGGCGATTTGGGAGATGTGCTGCTGACTGTGGCGGTCATCATGCTGGTCATATGTAGGTATGGCAGATCCCAGAACATGGCCCCTCACGCCCCATCTCAGAGCCCATCGTTACCCTGGACGGTCACTCCAAGCGGGTCTGCATCGTTAGCTGGCATCCCACGGCCCGGAACATTCTCCTCACTGCTGGTGGGTCACCACCACCTGCCCCGTAGACATACCCCATCCCGCTGCTGTCTGCCCTTCTGTAGATATGCATGCTGCCCACACTGCGCCCTGCTGTGACAGCAGCCCTCGCCACTCGCCGTTGTCCTGCAGCGACACCTGCAGGATAAATGGGTCGTAACGCTATGCCATGAGTCGGAGGGCCGTGTATCATGGCCAGTAAAAGCTGTCCGTCTGTTCTAGGAAATGACAACCTGATCATCATCTGGAACGTGGGCACGGGAGAGCCTGTGATCGCTATGGACGACCATCCCGACATCATCTACAGTGTGAGCTGGAACCGGAATGGAAGCCTCTTCTGCACGACCTGTAAGGACCGCCGGCTGCGTGTGTGTGACCCCCGCAGGCAGGAGGTGGTAGCGGTGAGTAATCTGCATACGGTGCAGTCCCTCTGTCCTTGAACGCCTCGCACTCTCTGTGATACACTAATGGCCGCTTTTTTCCTTGTGTCCCCATCACACTCACAGTCCTACGCTTCCTCTTCTAGTGCCAAAAGGCTTCAGTGTCCATCCCATGTCACTCCCTCCTGCCTGAGATGTGGCCCCTCCCTTTCTCCGTAGGAGCGACTGGCCCCACACGACGGAATCCGGCCAATGAGAGCCATCTTCACGCGTGAAGGGAACATCTTCACCACAGGTTTCACTCGCATGAGCCAGCGAGAGCTGGGACTGTGGGATCCGGTAAGGCGCTCACacagcaggacacgctcacgcagcaggacacgctcacgcagcaggacacgctcacgcagcaggacacgctcacacacatatGCGCAGTAACACACAGCAGCACACGccagctttcacacacacacacgtgcgcagTGACACACAGCAGTATATACcagctgtcacacacacatgtgcacagtgacacacagcAGTATATGCcagctgtcacacacacacgtgcgcagTGACACACAGCAGTATATAccagctttcacacacacacgtgcacagtgACACACAGGAGTATATGCCAgctttgacacacacacacacacgtgcgcagTGACACACAGCAGTATATAccagctttcacacacacacgtgcacagtgACACACAGGAGTATATGCCAgctttgacacacacacacacacacgtgcgcagTGACACACAGCAGTATATTCcagctgtcacacacacatgtgcacagtgacacacagcAGTATATACcagctgtcacacacacatgtgcacagtgacacacagcAGTATATACcagctgtcacacacacacgtgcgcagTGACACACAGCAGTATATAccagctttcacacacacacgtgcacagtgACACACAGGAGTATATGCCAgctttgacacacacacacacacacacgtgcgcagTGACACACAGGAGTATATACcagctgtcacacacacacacgtgcgcagTGACACACAGCAGTATATAccagctttcacacacacatgtgcacagtgacacacagcAGTATATACcagctgtcacacacacacgtgcgcagTGACACACAGCAGTATATAccagctttcacacacacacgtgcacagtgACACACAGGAGTATATGCCAgctttgacacacacacacgtgcgcagTGACACACAGCAGTATATACcagctgtcacacacacacacgtgcgcagTGACACACAGCAGTATATAccagctttcacacacacacatgtgcacagtgacacacagcAGTATATAccagctttcacacacacacgtgcacagtgACACACAGGAGTATATGCCAgctttgacacacacacacacacgtgcgcagTGACACACAGCAGTATATAccagctttcacacacacacgtgcacagtgacacacagcAGTATATAccagctttcacacacacatgtgcacagtgacacacagcAGTATATAccagctttcacacacacacgtgcacagtgacacacagcAGTATATAccagctttcacacacacacgtgcacagtgACACACAGGAGTATATGCCAgctttgacacacacacacacacacacacgtgcgcagTGACACACAGCAGTATATAccagctttcacacacacacgtgcacagtgACACACAGGAGTATATACcagctgtcacacacacacgtgcacagtgACACACAGGAGTATATACcagctgtcacacacacatgtgcacagtgacacacagcAACAGATGCCCCTGacgctaaccccccccccccatgccccacaGACCAGCTTTGAGGAACCCATTGCTCTGCAGGAGATGGACACCAGTAACGGGGTGCTGCTGCCCTTCTACGATCCTGACACCAACATCGTGTACCTGTGCGGAAAGgtgaccccaccccccagtcgTCCATCACTTCTGTCCTCTTCATTTATAATCAACCCTCTGAATGAAGGACGTGATAGCAGCCCCCCCATCTGAACCTTAAACGAGCAGCCTTACCTTTAAACTCGCAAACATCAAATAGGTATAAACGTCCAGgtattctctcccccccccccccccctcccggcagGGCGACAGTAGCATTCGCTACTTCGAGATCACAGACGAGACCCCCCATGTTCATTACCTCAGCACCTTCAGCAGCAAGGAACCCCAACGGGGGATGGGTTTTATGCCCAAGCGGGGTGTGGACGTCAGCAAGTGTGAGATCGCCAGGTGGGGGCACGTCCCAgccgtgtgtgcgtgtatgtatgtgtgtgtgtgtgtgtgtgtgtgtgtgtgtgagggagagagagagagagagcatgtaTGATACTCTCTTCTCCTCCCCCAGGCTGTACAAGCTCCATGAGAGGAGGTGTGAGCCCATTGTGATGACCGTACCTAGAAAGGTCAGCTGCATACCTTCCTCTTCCCCCACCGCTCTTCCTGTTCCTCCCACCCACGTCTAACCTGGTCTTCCCCATCGTCTGTTTTTCATGCAAACTTCCTGTCAAGCCCAAAGATACAAACACTGTTTCTGTAGAAGTTAATGATGCTTTACACCTTGAACCCAGATCCACAGTAGTGTATCCCTGTGTTTAGGGGTTAGGCCTCACAGCTACTTAATTGACTgataaccgccccccccccccagtttgaaTCTTCATCAAAAATGCTGCAATGAGATTGAGGTGTTTAGTTATGTTCCTTGCGaataatgtccccccccccaccaccccattGCGGGCAGTCGGACCTCTTCCAAGACGACCTGTACCCGGACACTGCTGGCCTGGAAGCAGCGCTGGAGGCTGAGGACTGGCTGGGGGGGCGTGATGAGGACCCTGTGCTGGTGTCCCTGCGGGACGGCTACATCCCCCCCAAGAGCCGGGAGCTCAAGGTGGCCAAGAAGAACGTTCTGGAATCACGGCCGGCGCCGCGGCGGAGCATGTCAGCCTGCGAGACCAGCAGCAGCGGGGGCGGCGTGTCGGTGAGCCGGCGGGGTCGCAGACGTCTTTGGCGTTCGGGGCCCTTAGGGGTTCAGGACCCTCAGGGTTTGGGGCCCCCACTCTGTAGTCTCCACCTTTCTTGACTGACTTACTCCCACCCTCCTTTAGACTCAACTGATGGAGAAGCTTCTAGAAGAGGTTCAAAGCCTGCGAGCCACAGTGCTGGCACAGGAGAAGCGCATCTGTGACTTGGAGAACCGGCTCTCCAAACTCACCAACGGCATATCCTAGTCTGCCTCcccaacccacccccccaccacacgcaCTGTCCAGCCATCCCCACCCACTCCTGTGACCAGTGACGAGTTACGAGCCCCCAGCTCAGGACAGAAAAAGACACTTCAAACCAAAggatcagtgtgatgtaaatacaaCTTAGGATTGAATCTAAAAGATTGAAAAGCTAATCACATACTACTAAAAATCTACATGCCCTGCCGATACAGAGACGCTAATGGTAATTAAAAACAGCTTTTTATAATTTACTGGTTGTCTGTCCTGTTATGGGAGGGGCGCTGTGGATCGTAGCGATGCAGCCTGATGCATGTGTGGACTTTGGTCCAGTGTCTCCCATGGACGTCACATGCTTtgtctctctctatctccctctctctctcacggcCGTGTGATCCTTCCTTAGCCGGCCTCAGGTCACGTCGCCCAAGGGCCGAAAAGCAACAGGGTGTGTTGTCAAAGAAGCTTCCGGATGGAGGAaattaaatcccccccccccatgggctgtggggggggggggcacagtggggGAACACCGTCTGCGTGCACAACTCCTCTTCTTAGTGAATCTCCGCTCCTAGCCTGTCTCTACAGTCGTGCACATCATTTTTGTCCTTTAAGGATTCTGTGTCTGCTTTCTGCTCTAAAATGTCGGGGgttttggtggggggtgggggggctgtaatTGTATTTGCTGAAGTTGACTCATTCAGTCTGTGGAAACACCCACCGCGGATCGGTGATTCATACTGGAGCAAACGGGAATACAGTTTCACCcccctaaacatggatcccAGAGAGAAAGTTCCGGCAAATCGATAGTCACCTGCTTGCTGTTGACTGCAGACCCTGgaaatcttttatttacacacacacacacacacacacacatgtacaaacacatgcacacacacacgtgtatatATTCAcaagcacacacgcacgcgcatATATACACGAAAACGCTCACAGCAGATCAAACAGGGAAGCAGAACATTCTTAAGCTACTGGGGCATCATTTTTCCTGTCAGTTTATTAGTTTATTTCACTTTCTAACACGTCCACACGGCATCCAAGACTGCAGCGTTTTCAACACTTATTTTCTGTGGaaagaaattttattttaaaaaagtaactGGTTCAAACACACTTTAAGAAAGAACATAAATGGACCAACAGACAATGGTAGTGAGTAATTGCTGATTAGTTTCTGGAATTTTCTGTGAGGCCCGGATCATCGTGACACCGCTATGGGGGCCAGACCCCCTTGTTGGGCTCGGACCCACCCGAGCTGATGACGCATGGTCTCTTAGTTCATTTGGCTCGTTAAAATTTCACTGTGTAGCTTCCAGACTGAAAAGTAGCCATTTTCGACCACCCCCAGCCCTTCCAGAAAACAAAATTTCAGGCCCCCCATGTGGTAGTGTGCTCTGTGTCGTGATGACATACGAATGTAGCCACCTTCATGTTGCCATCGTTTGTCATTGATTTATATAACTATGTCTGTGGGATGCACAGGACAGGTACATGGAGAACTGCCTCAGGCTGGTGTAAGGCCTGCGCACAGCCACCTGGCAGCTACGATCTCGTCAGGTTTGTTCAATGGTTCAAGAGCAGGCTGCTCCTGGACCTTTTTATTTTACCTATATATCTGTTTAATTTCCCACAAATGTGCaagatgtgtttgaacatgtgGGGTTTACTGTGTGTTGCTGTGAAATGATTTAGGTCAAATGTAAGCCGACAGATTATTGGCTAAAGTCTGTTTCGAACGCACAGGGAATTATGGGATATTTGACACTGCTGCCATttttcagtaatattctctGCCAATACGACTGCCAGTGTTTACTAAGAAGCCAAATCCACCACATATTCATTCGCGTAACAATCATCACAGCTATACAAGTACGATCTCATTACAGTGCTATTAAGTTCTGTGCAAATGAAAAATGTCAGTAACCAACCTATTAAAAAAGAAAGTGAGAGAGG from Brienomyrus brachyistius isolate T26 chromosome 17, BBRACH_0.4, whole genome shotgun sequence harbors:
- the LOC125711881 gene encoding coronin-6-like codes for the protein MSRKVVRQSKFRHVFGQAVKPEQGYDDIRISKATWDSAFCAVNPKFLAIIVESSGGGAVLVLPLSKTGRLDKNYPLVTGHTGPVLDIDWCPHNDNILASGSEDCTAMVWQIPEHGPSRPISEPIVTLDGHSKRVCIVSWHPTARNILLTAGNDNLIIIWNVGTGEPVIAMDDHPDIIYSVSWNRNGSLFCTTCKDRRLRVCDPRRQEVVAERLAPHDGIRPMRAIFTREGNIFTTGFTRMSQRELGLWDPTSFEEPIALQEMDTSNGVLLPFYDPDTNIVYLCGKGDSSIRYFEITDETPHVHYLSTFSSKEPQRGMGFMPKRGVDVSKCEIARLYKLHERRCEPIVMTVPRKSDLFQDDLYPDTAGLEAALEAEDWLGGRDEDPVLVSLRDGYIPPKSRELKVAKKNVLESRPAPRRSMSACETSSSGGGVSTQLMEKLLEEVQSLRATVLAQEKRICDLENRLSKLTNGIS